A portion of the Echeneis naucrates chromosome 5, fEcheNa1.1, whole genome shotgun sequence genome contains these proteins:
- the b3galt6 gene encoding beta-1,3-galactosyltransferase 6 gives MNLLRLVCRHKTALVIGTICSFAVVLVFLARCTSETLKQGHPDPPGLAPRANGLQTHTEQHSPSISKDLSAFLVVLITTGPKYTERRSIIRSTWLAKRDSDVLAMFVVGTLGLSSEDLQNLNTEQGRHKDLLLLPELRDSYENLTLKLLHMYSWLDQNVEFKFVFKADDDTFARLDLLKEELKGKEPSRLYWGFFSGRGRVKTAGKWRESSWELCDYYLPYALGGGYILSSDLIHYVHLNAGYFKTWQSEDVSLGAWLAPVDVRRTHDPRFDTEYKSRGCNNKYLVTHKQSLEDMLEKHQTLQRDGRLCKEEVKLRLSYVYDWSVPPSQCCQRKDGIP, from the coding sequence ATGAATCTGTTACGTCTAGTGTGCCGGCACAAAACAGCTCTGGTCATTGGCACCATTTGCAGCTTTGCTGTAGTTCTCGTCTTCTTGGCCAGATGTACCTCAGAAACCTTAAAACAGGGCCACCCGGATCCTCCAGGCTTAGCCCCCCGTGCCAATGGTTTGCAAACGCATACAGAGCAGCATAGCCCCTCAATATCCAAAGACTTGTCAGCATTCCTCGTTGTCCTCATCACGACAGGACCCAAGTACACAGAGCGGAGGAGTATCATCCGCAGCACCTGGCTCGCAAAGAGAGACTCTGATGTTCTGGCCATGTTTGTAGTAGGAACTCTGGGGCTTTCCAGTGAGGACCTGCAGAACCTTAACACGGAGCAAGGGCGACACAAAGACCTGCTTTTACTGCCTGAGTTGCGAGATTCTTATGAGAACTTAACGCTCAAATTGCTTCACATGTACTCCTGGCTGGACCAAAATGTGGAGTTCAAATTTGTCTTCAAAGCGGATGATGACACATTTGCTCGTTTGGACCTCCTGAAAGAGGAGCTAAAAGGGAAAGAGCCCAGTCGATTGTACTGGGGCTTCTTCTCAGGGAGAGGCCGAGTGAAAACAGCTGGGAAGTGGCGGGAAAGCTCATGGGAGCTCTGTGACTACTACCTACCCTACGCACTGGGTGGGGGCTATATCCTCTCTTCTGACCTCATACATTATGTACATCTGAATGCAGGATACTTCAAAACATGGCAGAGTGAGGATGTGTCGCTCGGTGCCTGGCTAGCACCTGTGGATGTTCGACGGACACATGATCCACGTTTTGACACAGAGTATAAATCGCGTGGTTGCAACAATAAATATTTGGTCACGCATAAACAGAGCTTGGAGGACATGCTGGAAAAACACCAGACCCTGCAACGTGACGGCAGGCTCTGTAAGGAGGAGGTAAAGCTGCGATTGTCCTACGTGTATGACTGGAGTGTGCCACCCTCACAGTGCTGCCAAAGGAAGGATGGCATACCTTAA